The Eleutherodactylus coqui strain aEleCoq1 chromosome 6, aEleCoq1.hap1, whole genome shotgun sequence genome window below encodes:
- the VPS18 gene encoding vacuolar protein sorting-associated protein 18 homolog isoform X1, producing the protein MASILEEYENSLSRESFPSQSRGPGIPLSGYVNARLEKETPIFNKQRIDFTPPENINSLVVCSNQLCMSLGKETILRIDLVKADQPNQVELGRKDDFKVHKVFLDPTGSHLVIALNTSECLYLNRNAQKVRPLSRWKGHVIESIGWNRFQKNDTTTGPILVGTTQGQIFEAEISTAEGGLFGTTPDQYFRYLHTLEEETGPAPVCCLEINCGYENCYCVIATTRKRLFQFAAKITEGTEQQGFAPLFNQTMDDLPSIQEFPGNLGYSEIAFYTQKLRTYPMSFAWMMGNGVLYGNLDFTRPDSVLTDVQVWEYPSNVEKPISIVITQFHFLLLLPDRIKAICTLNGQVVFEDIFTEKFGPLKRMVKDPVIGQIWIHTERAVFRYHIEREPRDVWKMYMSMGKFDLAKEFCKDRPECMDMVLAKEAEHCFHLKKYKESAKCYALTQNYFEEIALKFIEAKQEEALMEFLLKKLSNLKPSEKIQVTLLTTWLTELYLNRLGVLESDSSKRNFYLRTREDFRTFLSSKINKECLSNNRASIYDLLASHGDTEHMVYFAVLMEDYERVVSHHCQNDDYDEALNVLSKHKDKNLFYKFSPVLMQHIPKKVVDAWVKMGKKLDPKNLIPALVNYNQSACTQINEAIRYMEFCVYELRETEQAIHNYLLSLYAQFLPDSLLVYLEKAGTNANRIYYDLKYALRLCAEHEHHRACVHVYKVMELYEEAVDLALKVDVDLAKSCADLPADDEELKKKLWLKIARHVVQEEKDVKKAMVCLSSCNLLKIEDILPFFPDFVTIDHFKEAICSSLQAYNQHIEELKQEMEDATLSAKRIREDMQEMRNKYGSVDPQDKCSGCDFPLLNRPFYLFLCNHMFHYDCLMQTVVPNLPQYKQLKLEDLQKKLVSAAQPSKSRSHAKEEDSLSLGKGQKSREQIKADIDDIVAAECPFCGELMIRSIDKPFIDPQRYKEEMLSWL; encoded by the exons ATGGCGTCCATCCTGGAGGAATACGAGAACTCCCTGTCCCGTGAGAGCTTCCCGAGTCAGAGCCGCGGCCCCGGCATCCCTCTCTCCG GCTATGTTAATGCTCGCTTAGAGAAAGAGACCCCAATATTCAATAAGCAAAGGATTGACTTCACTCCTCCAGAAAACATCAACAGCTTGGTGGTGTGCAGCAATCAGCTATGCATGAGCCTGGGGAAGGAGACCATTCTCCG GATCGATTTGGTGAAAGCTGATCAGCCGAATCAAGTAGAACTGGGTCGTAAAGATGATTTTAAAGTACACAAAGTGTTCTTGGATCCCACAG GATCACACCTCGTGATCGCTCTGAACACTAGTGAATGCCTGTACCTTAATCGTAATGCCCAGAAAGTTCGTCCCCTTTCCCGATGGAAAGGCCATGTGATTGAAAGCATTGGCTGGAACAGGTTTCAGAAAAACGATACTACCACAGGACCTATACTAGTCGGTACTACCCAGGGGCAAATCTTTGAAGCGGAAATCTCAACCGCTGAAGGTGGACTTTTTGGCACAACTCCTGATCAATATTTCCGGTATCTTCACACATTGGAAGAAGAGACTGGACCTGCTCCAGTTTGCTGTCTAGAAATCAACTGCGGGTATGAAAACTGTTACTGTGTTATCGCGACCACTCGAAAAAGGCTATTCCAGTTTGCTGCCAAGATAACTGAAGGCACTGAGCAACAAGGGTTTGCACCACTTTTTAACCAGACTATGGATGATCTTCCAAGCATCCAGGAATTTCCTGGTAACCTTGGTTATAGCGAAATTGCTTTTTATACTCAAAAACTTCGGACCTATCCAATGTCATTTGCTTGGATGATGGGAAATGGAGTGCTTTATGGCAATTTGGATTTTACTCGGCCCGACTCAGTATTGACTGATGTCCAAGTGTGGGAGTACCCTTCGAATGTCGAAAAGCCCATATCCATTGTTATTACACAGTTCCATTTCTTGCTCTTACTACCCGACAGAATCAAGGCTATTTGTACTTTAAATGGCCAGGTAGTGTTCGAAGACATCTTCACTGAAAAGTTTGGTCCTTtgaaaaggatggtgaaggaTCCAGTTATAGGTCAGATTTGGATCCATACAGAGAGAGCCGTGTTCAGGTACCACATTGAACGGGAACCTAGAGATGTTTGGAAGATGTACATGAGCATGGGCAAATTCGACTTGGCCAAAGAGTTTTGTAAGGACCGTCCGGAATGCATGGATATGGTGTTGGCTAAGGAAGCTGAGCATTGCTTCCACCTAAAGAAATACAAAGAGAGCGCCAAATGTTATGCCCTCACTCAGAACTACTTTGAAGAAATAGCACTTAAATTTATTGAAGCCAAGCAAGAGGAAGCACTTATGGAGTTTCTCTTAAAAAAGTTATCTAATCTTAAGCCTTCAGAAAAAATACAAGTCACATTACTTACAACTTGGTTAACGGAGTTGTATTTGAATCGCCTTGGAGTGTTGGAAAGTGATTCATCGAAAAGAAACTTTTATCTTAGGACACGGGAAGATTTCAGAACTTTTCTCAGCAGCAAAATAAATAAGGAATGCCTAAGTAATAACCGAGCTTCCATCTATGATCTCTTGGCCAGTCATGGAGATACGGAGCATATGGTTTACTTTGCTGTTCTTATGGAAGACTATGAACGAGTAGTATCTCACCACTGCCAAAATGATGACTATGATGAAGCCCTCAATGTACTGTCTAAGCACAAGGACAAAAACCTCTTTTACAAATTCTCTCCCGTACTGATGCAGCATATTCCGAAAAAAGTCGTAGATGCCTGGGTCAAAATGGGCAAAAAACTTGACCCAAAGAACCTCATTCCCGCCCTTGTTAATTACAATCAAAGTGCATGCACTCAGATCAATGAAGCCATTCGATACATGGAGTTCTGTGTATATGAACTCAGGGAAACCGAACAGGCCATTCACAACTATCTGTTGTCGCTGTATGCTCAGTTTCTACCCGATTCTCTTCTTGTATACCTAGAAAAAGCTGGCACAAACGCCAACCGAATTTATTATGACTTAAAATATGCCCTGCGCCTGTGTGCAGAACATGAGCATCACCGTGCCTGCGTCCACGTCTACAAAGTTATGGAGCTGTATGAAGAAGCAGTCGATCTTGCCTTAAAG GTTGATGTGGATCTAGCGAAGTCCTGTGCAGATTTACCAGCTGACGACGAAGAACTTAAGAAGAAGCTGTGGTTAAAAATTGCTCGTCACGTGGTTCAAGAAGAGAAGGATGTGAAGAAGGCCATGGTTTGTCTGTCCAGCTGTAATCTTCTTAAGATTGAGGATATTCTTCCATTCTTTCCAGACTTCGTGACCATTGACCACTTTAAGGAAGCTATTTGCAGCTCTTTGCAAGCTTACAACCAACATATTGAAGAGCTTAAGCAAGAAATGGAAGATGCTACCTTGAGCGCTAAGCGAATACGGGAAGACATGCAAGAAATGAGAAATAAGTACGGATCAGTAGATCCTCAAGATAAGTGTTCCGGTTGCGACTTTCCCCTTTTAAACCGCCCCTTCTATCTCTTTCTTTGTAATCACATGTTTCATTATGATTGTCTCATGCAGACTGTTGTCCCCAACCTTCCACAATATAAGCAGTTAAAGTTGGAAGATCTGCAAAAGAAACTGGTATCTGCAGCTCAGCCTTCCAAAAGTCGCTCCCATGCAAAAGAAGAGGACAGTCTAAGTCTGGGGAAAGGGCAGAAAAGTCGTGAACAAATTAAAGCGGACATTGATGACATTGTTGCAGCCGAGTGTCCTTTTTGTGGCGAACTGATGATTCGATCTATTGACAAGCCCTTCATAGACCCACAGAGATATAAAGAAGAGATGCTCAGCTGGCTTTAA
- the VPS18 gene encoding vacuolar protein sorting-associated protein 18 homolog isoform X2, translated as MASILEEYENSLSRESFPSQSRGPGIPLSGYVNARLEKETPIFNKQRIDFTPPENINSLVVCSNQLCMSLGKETILRIDLVKADQPNQVELGRKDDFKVHKVFLDPTGSHLVIALNTSECLYLNRNAQKVRPLSRWKGHVIESIGWNRFQKNDTTTGPILVGTTQGQIFEAEISTAEGGLFGTTPDQYFRYLHTLEEETGPAPVCCLEINCGYENCYCVIATTRKRLFQFAAKITEGTEQQGFAPLFNQTMDDLPSIQEFPGNLGYSEIAFYTQKLRTYPMSFAWMMGNGVLYGNLDFTRPDSVLTDVQVWEYPSNVEKPISIVITQFHFLLLLPDRIKAICTLNGQVVFEDIFTEKFGPLKRMVKDPVIGQIWIHTERAVFRYHIEREPRDVWKMYMSMGKFDLAKEFCKDRPECMDMVLAKEAEHCFHLKKYKESAKCYALTQNYFEEIALKFIEAKQEEALMEFLLKKLSNLKPSEKIQVTLLTTWLTELYLNRLGVLESDSSKRNFYLRTREDFRTFLSSKINKECLSNNRASIYDLLASHGDTEHMVYFAVLMEDYERVVSHHCQNDDYDEALNVLSKHKDKNLFYKFSPVLMQHIPKKVVDAWVKMGKKLDPKNLIPALVNYNQSACTQINEAIRYMEFCVYELRETEQAIHNYLLSLYAQFLPDSLLVYLEKAGTNANRIYYDLKYALRLCAEHEHHRACVHVYKVMELYEEAVDLALKVDVDLAKSCADLPADDEELKKKLWLKIARHVVQEEKDVKKAMVCLSSCNLLKIEDILPFFPDFVTIDHFKEAICSSLQAYNQHIEELKQEMEDATLSAKRIREDMQEMRNKLLSPTFHNISS; from the exons ATGGCGTCCATCCTGGAGGAATACGAGAACTCCCTGTCCCGTGAGAGCTTCCCGAGTCAGAGCCGCGGCCCCGGCATCCCTCTCTCCG GCTATGTTAATGCTCGCTTAGAGAAAGAGACCCCAATATTCAATAAGCAAAGGATTGACTTCACTCCTCCAGAAAACATCAACAGCTTGGTGGTGTGCAGCAATCAGCTATGCATGAGCCTGGGGAAGGAGACCATTCTCCG GATCGATTTGGTGAAAGCTGATCAGCCGAATCAAGTAGAACTGGGTCGTAAAGATGATTTTAAAGTACACAAAGTGTTCTTGGATCCCACAG GATCACACCTCGTGATCGCTCTGAACACTAGTGAATGCCTGTACCTTAATCGTAATGCCCAGAAAGTTCGTCCCCTTTCCCGATGGAAAGGCCATGTGATTGAAAGCATTGGCTGGAACAGGTTTCAGAAAAACGATACTACCACAGGACCTATACTAGTCGGTACTACCCAGGGGCAAATCTTTGAAGCGGAAATCTCAACCGCTGAAGGTGGACTTTTTGGCACAACTCCTGATCAATATTTCCGGTATCTTCACACATTGGAAGAAGAGACTGGACCTGCTCCAGTTTGCTGTCTAGAAATCAACTGCGGGTATGAAAACTGTTACTGTGTTATCGCGACCACTCGAAAAAGGCTATTCCAGTTTGCTGCCAAGATAACTGAAGGCACTGAGCAACAAGGGTTTGCACCACTTTTTAACCAGACTATGGATGATCTTCCAAGCATCCAGGAATTTCCTGGTAACCTTGGTTATAGCGAAATTGCTTTTTATACTCAAAAACTTCGGACCTATCCAATGTCATTTGCTTGGATGATGGGAAATGGAGTGCTTTATGGCAATTTGGATTTTACTCGGCCCGACTCAGTATTGACTGATGTCCAAGTGTGGGAGTACCCTTCGAATGTCGAAAAGCCCATATCCATTGTTATTACACAGTTCCATTTCTTGCTCTTACTACCCGACAGAATCAAGGCTATTTGTACTTTAAATGGCCAGGTAGTGTTCGAAGACATCTTCACTGAAAAGTTTGGTCCTTtgaaaaggatggtgaaggaTCCAGTTATAGGTCAGATTTGGATCCATACAGAGAGAGCCGTGTTCAGGTACCACATTGAACGGGAACCTAGAGATGTTTGGAAGATGTACATGAGCATGGGCAAATTCGACTTGGCCAAAGAGTTTTGTAAGGACCGTCCGGAATGCATGGATATGGTGTTGGCTAAGGAAGCTGAGCATTGCTTCCACCTAAAGAAATACAAAGAGAGCGCCAAATGTTATGCCCTCACTCAGAACTACTTTGAAGAAATAGCACTTAAATTTATTGAAGCCAAGCAAGAGGAAGCACTTATGGAGTTTCTCTTAAAAAAGTTATCTAATCTTAAGCCTTCAGAAAAAATACAAGTCACATTACTTACAACTTGGTTAACGGAGTTGTATTTGAATCGCCTTGGAGTGTTGGAAAGTGATTCATCGAAAAGAAACTTTTATCTTAGGACACGGGAAGATTTCAGAACTTTTCTCAGCAGCAAAATAAATAAGGAATGCCTAAGTAATAACCGAGCTTCCATCTATGATCTCTTGGCCAGTCATGGAGATACGGAGCATATGGTTTACTTTGCTGTTCTTATGGAAGACTATGAACGAGTAGTATCTCACCACTGCCAAAATGATGACTATGATGAAGCCCTCAATGTACTGTCTAAGCACAAGGACAAAAACCTCTTTTACAAATTCTCTCCCGTACTGATGCAGCATATTCCGAAAAAAGTCGTAGATGCCTGGGTCAAAATGGGCAAAAAACTTGACCCAAAGAACCTCATTCCCGCCCTTGTTAATTACAATCAAAGTGCATGCACTCAGATCAATGAAGCCATTCGATACATGGAGTTCTGTGTATATGAACTCAGGGAAACCGAACAGGCCATTCACAACTATCTGTTGTCGCTGTATGCTCAGTTTCTACCCGATTCTCTTCTTGTATACCTAGAAAAAGCTGGCACAAACGCCAACCGAATTTATTATGACTTAAAATATGCCCTGCGCCTGTGTGCAGAACATGAGCATCACCGTGCCTGCGTCCACGTCTACAAAGTTATGGAGCTGTATGAAGAAGCAGTCGATCTTGCCTTAAAG GTTGATGTGGATCTAGCGAAGTCCTGTGCAGATTTACCAGCTGACGACGAAGAACTTAAGAAGAAGCTGTGGTTAAAAATTGCTCGTCACGTGGTTCAAGAAGAGAAGGATGTGAAGAAGGCCATGGTTTGTCTGTCCAGCTGTAATCTTCTTAAGATTGAGGATATTCTTCCATTCTTTCCAGACTTCGTGACCATTGACCACTTTAAGGAAGCTATTTGCAGCTCTTTGCAAGCTTACAACCAACATATTGAAGAGCTTAAGCAAGAAATGGAAGATGCTACCTTGAGCGCTAAGCGAATACGGGAAGACATGCAAGAAATGAGAAATAA ACTGTTGTCCCCAACCTTCCACAATATAAGCAGTTAA